The bacterium genome includes a window with the following:
- a CDS encoding GIY-YIG nuclease family protein: MYYVYVLLSEKDNKKYIGYTKNLKLRFELHQKGKVDSTKDRCPLKLIYYEACLSQHDATHREKYLKTYHGSMFIKNRLKSYLTG, encoded by the coding sequence ATGTATTATGTTTATGTGCTGTTAAGTGAAAAAGACAATAAAAAGTACATAGGTTATACTAAAAATTTAAAATTAAGATTTGAGCTTCACCAGAAAGGGAAAGTGGATTCTACTAAAGACAGGTGTCCTCTGAAATTAATTTATTATGAAGCCTGTTTAAGTCAACATGATGCGACACATCGTGAGAAATATTTAAAAACCTATCATGGGAGTATGTTTATAAAAAATCGGCTCAAATCTTATTTAACTGGGTAA
- a CDS encoding S8 family peptidase — protein MKNKIKVFIAGGAAIIAILGLVSPIFASQSNSEPSQRKIVVFKQGVLSESEKDALVDNSGGARIKDLKLINGKAVILSPRAEKALAKRPEVLRIDDDAVVEALVKGGISAKPAPANPAEILPWGVDRIDAEKVWSATTGDPIKVAVLDTGIDIYHPDLKANLKGGFNTINPFKSYNDDNGHGTHVAGIIAAADNEIGVIGVGPKIDLYAVKALDRNGSGYLSDIIEGLDWAIANGMQVVNMSLGTTADVQSFREAVQKANAAGIVQVAAAGNNGVSVIYPAAYSEVIAVSATDKTDVAASWSSRGPEVDLAAPGVSIYSTYKGSTYKTLSGTSMASPHVAGVAALALTTSIGTWDLDGDGVWDPVEVQNKLERTAEDLGAEGRDNLYGAGLVDAEAAVLR, from the coding sequence ATGAAAAACAAAATCAAAGTTTTTATTGCCGGCGGTGCGGCAATAATCGCAATCCTTGGCTTAGTTTCGCCGATTTTCGCTTCACAGTCTAATAGTGAACCCTCGCAAAGAAAAATTGTAGTTTTCAAGCAAGGAGTTTTAAGCGAATCGGAGAAAGACGCTTTAGTTGATAATTCAGGCGGAGCAAGAATTAAAGATTTAAAATTAATCAATGGCAAGGCGGTTATTTTGTCTCCAAGAGCGGAAAAAGCCCTGGCAAAAAGACCGGAAGTTTTAAGAATTGACGACGATGCGGTGGTTGAAGCTTTAGTAAAAGGCGGTATTTCTGCCAAGCCTGCTCCTGCTAATCCTGCTGAAATTTTGCCTTGGGGAGTGGATAGAATTGACGCGGAAAAGGTTTGGAGCGCCACCACTGGCGATCCGATTAAAGTCGCAGTGCTTGATACGGGCATTGATATTTATCACCCTGACTTAAAAGCCAATTTAAAGGGAGGATTTAATACCATCAATCCTTTTAAAAGCTATAACGATGACAACGGACATGGCACTCATGTGGCGGGCATTATCGCAGCGGCGGACAATGAAATCGGCGTAATCGGCGTGGGACCAAAAATTGATCTTTATGCGGTTAAAGCGTTGGATCGCAATGGCTCCGGTTATCTTTCCGATATTATCGAAGGCCTTGATTGGGCGATTGCCAACGGCATGCAAGTGGTAAATATGAGTTTGGGAACAACGGCCGATGTGCAATCTTTTCGAGAAGCGGTGCAAAAAGCGAATGCCGCGGGAATTGTGCAGGTAGCGGCTGCGGGCAATAACGGAGTATCTGTAATTTATCCCGCCGCATATTCGGAAGTAATCGCCGTTTCGGCAACTGATAAGACGGATGTTGCCGCTTCTTGGTCTTCTCGCGGGCCGGAAGTTGATTTAGCCGCGCCGGGAGTTTCCATTTATTCAACCTACAAAGGCTCAACATATAAAACTTTAAGTGGTACTTCTATGGCTTCTCCTCATGTCGCTGGCGTCGCGGCCCTGGCTTTGACAACCTCAATTGGTACCTGGGATTTAGACGGTGACGGTGTTTGGGATCCGGTGGAAGTTCAGAATAAGTTGGAGCGAACCGCGGAAGATTTGGGCGCGGAGGGCAGAGATAATTTATACGGCGCAGGGCTGGTTGACGCGGAAGCGGCGGTATTAAGGTAA
- a CDS encoding FN3 associated domain-containing protein produces the protein MKNLIKIISVIFLALFYAVNFASASTTGGNLNTGIDTGIGGTVIVNPTANVPSGIYTSVQYVSLAAIGSLSVYYTTNGDAPICLASSIYSAPIVISATSTLEAIACYANSITSSISSFPYVINLPTTPTPSPTPTPVQQSSGGGGGSYTPPPTSKTGDIDGNGKVDKYDFAMLMASWDQTGSNSSDLNHDNKVDKYDFALLMLNWGK, from the coding sequence ATGAAAAATTTAATAAAAATTATATCTGTGATATTTCTGGCGTTGTTTTACGCGGTTAATTTTGCTTCAGCTTCAACAACAGGCGGTAATTTAAACACAGGAATAGACACGGGAATTGGTGGAACTGTTATTGTAAATCCAACTGCAAATGTGCCGTCTGGAATATATACATCGGTGCAATATGTCAGCTTGGCGGCAATAGGTTCTTTAAGCGTTTACTATACAACTAATGGAGATGCGCCCATTTGTTTAGCCTCAAGCATTTATTCAGCTCCGATAGTTATTTCCGCAACGTCAACCTTAGAAGCAATTGCTTGTTATGCAAATAGTATTACATCAAGTATCTCTTCGTTTCCTTATGTGATTAATTTGCCTACTACTCCCACGCCTAGCCCAACTCCCACGCCAGTACAGCAATCTTCAGGTGGCGGAGGAGGTTCATATACCCCTCCCCCAACATCCAAAACGGGCGACATTGATGGCAATGGCAAAGTTGATAAATATGATTTTGCTATGCTGATGGCATCTTGGGATCAAACCGGATCAAATTCATCTGATTTAAATCACGATAATAAAGTTGATAAATATGACTTCGCTTTATTAATGTTAAACTGGGGTAAATAA